The following are from one region of the Apostichopus japonicus isolate 1M-3 chromosome 17, ASM3797524v1, whole genome shotgun sequence genome:
- the LOC139954721 gene encoding 52 kDa repressor of the inhibitor of the protein kinase-like has translation MKNGIIAMYKEMRNNMEAEYNTIFNKAVTMAESVDTLPSMPRITTRQVHRSNAAASDPMPYYRVNLAIPFVEHIIENSLFSLDLAVKSTEAMGLVPTVLLDYSSPPSSTRIIEEANSNDLHSSELLDMEVSMWKAKFPGLEPADVPSTSKQSISCMPPVTSCECERRLRRLNIYTRASMTDERLSSLAHIHIASRPFG, from the exons atgaaaaatggTATTATTGCCATGTATAAAGAGATGAGAAACAACATGGAGGCTGAATACAACACGATCTTCAACAAAGCAGTCACCATGGCTGAATCAGTGGATACCTTACCATCAATGCCAAGAATTACGACACGTCAAGTACACCGTAGTAATGCAGCAGCTAGTGATCCAATGCCCTACTATCGTGTAAATTTGGCCATACCATTTGTAGAGCACATCATTGAAAACTCGCTTTTCAG TTTAGATCTTGCAGTGAAAAGTACAGAAGCGATGGGACTGGTACCAACGGTTCTACTAGATTATTCTTCACCACCATCAAGCACCCGCATAATTGAGGAGGCAAACTCAAATGACCTACATTCGTCAGAGCTCCTAGATATGGAAGTTAGTATGTGGAAGGCCAAGTTTCCTGGTCTAGAGCCAGCAGATGTACCATCCACATCGAAACAGTCCATCAGTTGTATGCCACCAGTAACTTCGTGTGAATGTGAACGTAGATTACGTAGGCTGAACATTTATACAAGAGCTTCAATGACCGATGAACGGCTGTCAAGTCTTGCTCATATTcacatcgcttctcggccttttggctaa